One Corynebacterium aurimucosum genomic window, CTTTCTCGTTGGCTCCCAGCTCACCGGCACGCCTGACATCGATCGCGCCGCCCGCGAGCTTGTCTATGGCCACAACAAGGTCTGTGGTCTCACTTCCTGGTCCGCTGCTCAGGCCGCTCGTGCCGCCGGTGCGGTCTATGGTGGTCTCATCTTCGAAGAGGCTTCGCCGCGCAATGTTTCACGTGAAACCGCGCTGGACATCATCGCTCACGAACCCGATCTCAGCTATGTCGCGGTCTCTCGCCGCACCACTGGTTGGGAGGAACTGGCCCTCGACGGTATTGCCGCCCTGCAAATCCACGCGCCATACCAGGGGAGCACTGAGGCAGAGCTCGAACTCATCTCCTCCGTTCGGGCGGTGGCAGGGGAGCGGGAGGTCTGGCGCGCCATTGACATGACGGCGCCCCACGGCCCCGCCCTTGCCTCTGCGCTTGCCGACGCCGCCGATTACCTCATCCTCGACTCGGGCGCCGGCGGCACTGGCACCCCGTTCGACTGGACAACAGTCCCCGACGAAGTCAAAGCAAAATCGCTTCTCGCCGGAGGAATCAAGCCAGACAACCTTGCGGAGGCTCTTCGCATCGGTACCGCCGGGCTGGATCTCAACTCCGGTGTCGAAGTGAATGGTCAAAAAGACAGTGCACTCATAGCGAGGGCCTTCCACACTATTCGTCACTTTACGTATTGATACCTAACCCGAGCCCTACCACCAACCCCACCCACAAGGACGATCATGACTACTACTCAGGACACCAGGGAGACCCTCCTTCCCGCCTACTTCGGTGAATTCGGCGGGCAATTTGTCCCCGAATCCCTCATCCCGGCACTCGACCAACTTGAGAAAGCTTTCGTCGATGCCCAGAACGATCCGGCCTTCCGCGAGGAGCTTGCCGGCTACCTTCGTGACTACTTGGGCCGCCCCACGCCTCTCACTGAAGCGACCAAACTAGGCGGAAAGGCACGCATCTTCCTCAAGCGTGAGGACCTCGTGCACGGTGGCGCCCACAAGACCAACCAGGTCATCGGCCAAGCGCTCCTGGCCAAGCGGATGGGGAAGACCCGCATCATCGCCGAAACCGGCGCCGGCCAGCATGGCACGGCGACCGCCCTCGCCTGTGCTCTGCTTGACCTCGACTGCGTGATCTACATGGGCGCCAAGGACGTCGAGAGGCAGCAGCCCAACGTCTACCGCATGGAACTCATGGGCGCCAAGGTTGTTCCTGTGGATTCCGGTTCTGGAACTCTCAAGGATGCCGTCAACGAAGCTCTGCGTGATTGGACCGCGACCTTCCACGAATCCCATTACCTCCTCGGCACCGCTGCCGGCCCCCACCCCTTCCCGACAATTGTTCGCGAATTCCACAAAGTCATTTCCGAGGAAGCCAAGGCGCAAATGCTGGAGCGCACGGGCGGACTACCGGACGTGGTCGTCGCCTGCGTCGGCGGCGGATCCAACGCCATTGGTATGTTCGCGGACTTCATCGACGAAGAATCTGTCGAACTCGTCGGCGCTGAGCCTGGGGGAGAGGGCCTAGACTCCGGCCACCATGGCGCCACGATCAACAATGGCACCATTGGCATCCTCCACGGTGCCCGTTCCTACCTCATGCGC contains:
- the trpB gene encoding tryptophan synthase subunit beta, yielding MTTTQDTRETLLPAYFGEFGGQFVPESLIPALDQLEKAFVDAQNDPAFREELAGYLRDYLGRPTPLTEATKLGGKARIFLKREDLVHGGAHKTNQVIGQALLAKRMGKTRIIAETGAGQHGTATALACALLDLDCVIYMGAKDVERQQPNVYRMELMGAKVVPVDSGSGTLKDAVNEALRDWTATFHESHYLLGTAAGPHPFPTIVREFHKVISEEAKAQMLERTGGLPDVVVACVGGGSNAIGMFADFIDEESVELVGAEPGGEGLDSGHHGATINNGTIGILHGARSYLMRNADGQVEESYSISAGLDYPGVGPQHAHLAQTGRATYVGITDAEALEAFQILSRREGIIPALESSHALAYALKRKDEDITILVSLSGRGDKDIDHVRRTLDAHPEFKITEDK